One segment of Anopheles stephensi strain Indian chromosome 3, UCI_ANSTEP_V1.0, whole genome shotgun sequence DNA contains the following:
- the LOC118509257 gene encoding apyrase-like, with product MNRINVVVLLVAALVSYARAQQDDLYPLSIIHFNDLYSRYNQVNLEGFTCVGQERCQGGYPRQVSAVRQIQAQAENSIYVNSGGNFKGTLWYTVHRWEVVAAMLNVLPADAMTLGRFDFFHGLEGLNPFMAASETPIVLTNVDNSNEPSFVNFERSVVVERSGRRIGILGVIRPDVAAIGNPGNLTFTDPVEAVRTESARLNEEGVDIVVVLSYYGHNNERRMARTCGPYVDVIVGGFSNTVLFTGDATDFPLDVDGNYPTVDIQPDGHRVLVVQAGSYGRLVGNLTVFFNEEGEIEQWEGNPVFLDADMPEDPQVMAALLPFREEVETLGNRTVGVTEVDMSRQDCVTGECLLGSLITDSMVRAFFPVYNGIALQNRGGIRGDLQTGTITFKQLFEVLPFENQLYSLLLRGDHLMAVLEDSVRSATVVNGTVQAWDLLQVSGLRVTYRINNPPGRRLVSLEVLCQQCTGEVYEPINPFREYRVAVTGFLVEGGDRFTTIAREGMDLEEGPIDLDAFVEHVERLSPLRDTGAGRIRFTF from the exons ATGAACCGTATTAACGTTGTCGTGTTACTGGTCGCGGCACTGGTTAGTTACGCCAGAGCTCAGCAGGATGACCTCTATCCGCTGTCGATTATCCACTTCAACGACTTGTACTCGCGGTACAATCAGGTCAACTTGGAGGGATTCACCTGTGTCGGTCAGGAACGTTGTCAGGGTGGATACCCGCGTCAAGTGAGTGCCGTCCGTCAGATACAGGCGCAAGCGGAGAACTCGATCTACGTGAACTCGGGCGGTAACTTCAAGGGAACGCTGTGGTACACCGTTCACCGATGGGAGGTCGTTGCGGCCATGTTGAATGTCCTGCCAGCAGATGCAATG ACGTTGGGTCGATTCGACTTCTTCCACGGACTGGAAGGCCTCAACCCCTTCATGGCCGCCTCGGAAACACCGATCGTGCTGACCAATGTGGACAATTCGAACGAGCCGTCCTTTGTGAACTTTGAGCGTTCGGTTGTGGTCGAACGATCGGGTCGTCGTATCGGTATCCTTGGTGTTATCCGTCCCGATGTAGCTGCGATTGGAAATCCTGGAAATCTTACGTTCACCGATCCCGTGGAAGCTGTCCGCACAGAATCAGCTCGACTCAACGAGGAAGGAGTGGACATTGTTGTGGTTCTTTCGTACTACGGGCACAACAATGAGCGAAGGATGGCACGTACCTGTGGACCATACGTTGATGTGATTGTTGGTGGATTTTCCAACACGGTTCTCTTTACCGGAGATGCTACCGACTTCCCGCTCGATGTGGACGGCAACTATCCAACAGTTGATATACAGCCCGATGGGCACCGAGTGTTGGTAGTGCAGGCTGGATCTTACGGCCGATTGGTAGGCAATCTGACGGTGTTCTTCAACGAGGAAGGCGAGATTGAACAGTGGGAAGGTAATCCAGTGTTTTTGGATGCCGACATGCCCGAAGATCCGCAAGTGATGGCTGCGCTGTTACCCTTCCGTGAGGAGGTAGAAACGCTCGGAAATCGTACGGTCGGCGTGACTGAGGTCGACATGTCCCGGCAGGACTGTGTTACGGGTGAGTGTTTGCTCGGGTCACTCATCACCGACTCCATGGTGAGAGCCTTCTTCCCGGTGTACAATGGCATTGCGCTGCAAAACCGTGGAGGAATCCGAGGTGATCTACAGACCGGTACGATTACCTTCAAGCAACTGTTCGAGGTACTTCCGTTCGAGAATCAGCTATACTCGTTGCTGCTGCGCGGTGATCATCTGATGGCTGTGTTGGAGGATAGTGTTCGTAGTGCGACAGTGGTCAATGGTACGGTGCAGGCTTGGGATCTTCTTCAAGTGTCCGGATTGAGAGTGACGTATCGCATCAACAACCCTCCTGGAAGACGACTAGTGTCGTTGGAGGTGCTCTGTCAGCAGTGTACGGGTGAGGTGTACGAACCGATCAATCCGTTCCGCGAGTATCGAGTTGCCGTGACGGGCTTCCTGGTGGAGGGCGGTGATCGGTTCACGACTATTGCTCGCGAGGGTATGGATCTCGAGGAAGGACCAATAGATTTGGATGCGTTTGTAGAGCATGTCGAACGGCTGTCACCGCTCAGAGATACCGGGGCAGGTCGCATCCGGTTCACGTTCTGA
- the LOC118509232 gene encoding apyrase-like: MNRINVLLLVVAAVVSFTGAQQDDLFPLSVIHFNDLHARYNQVNLEGFTCIGEERCQGGYPRQVSAVRQIQAQAENSIYVNTGGSFKGTLWYTVHRWEVVAAMLNVLPADAMTLGRFDFFHGLEGLNPFMAATETPIVLTNVDNSNEPSFVNFERSVVVERSGRRIGILGVIRPDVAAVGRPGNLTFTDPVEAVRTESARLNEEGVDIVVVLSYYGHNNERRMARNCGPFVDVIVGGSSNTVLFSGDATGFPLDVEGNYPTVETQTDGHRVLVVQAGSYGRLVGNLTVFFNEEGEIEQWEGNPVFLDADMPEDPEVMAALLPFREEVETLGNRTVAVAEVDMTRQDCISGECVIGSLITDSMVRAFFPVYNGIALQNRGGIRGDLQAGAITYKQLFEVLPFENQLYSLLLRGDYLMAVLEQSVRSATVVNGTVRATNLLQVSGLRVTYRISNPPGRRLVSLEVLCQQCTGEVYEPINPFREYRVAMASFLVEGGDGLSVIPREGMDLEEGPVDLDAFEEHVERLSPLRDAEAGRIRFVF, encoded by the exons ATGAACCGTATTAACGTGCTCTTGTTGGTGGTCGCAGCTGTGGTGAGTTTCACCGGAGCACAGCAGGATGATCTGTTCCCGCTGTCCGTTATCCACTTCAACGATCTACACGCGCGCTACAACCAAGTCAACTTGGAGGGATTCACCTGTATCGGTGAGGAACGTTGTCAGGGTGGATATCCGCGCCAGGTGAGCGCCGTCCGTCAGATACAGGCGCAAGCGGAGAACTCGATCTATGTGAATACCGGAGGCAGCTTCAAGGGAACCCTGTGGTACACCGTTCACCGATGGGAGGTCGTTGCGGCTATGTTAAATGTACTGCCAGCGGATGCAATG ACGTTGGGTCGTTTCGACTTCTTCCACGGACTGGAAGGCCTCAACCCCTTCATGGCCGCCACGGAAACACCGATCGTGCTGACCAATGTGGACAATTCGAACGAGCCGTCCTTTGTGAACTTTGAGCGTTCGGTTGTAGTTGAGCGATCGGGTCGTCGTATCGGTATCCTTGGTGTTATCCGTCCCGATGTAGCTGCTGTTGGACGTCCGGGAAATCTTACATTCACCGATCCCGTGGAAGCTGTCCGCACCGAATCTGCTCGGCTCAACGAGGAAGGAGTGGACATTGTTGTGGTTCTTTCGTACTACGGACACAACAACGAACGTAGAATGGCACGTAACTGCGGCCCGTTCGTTGATGTGATTGTTGGTGGATCGTCTAACACGGTGCTGTTTAGTGGTGACGCTACCGGCTTCCCACTGGACGTTGAGGGCAACTACCCAACGGTTGAGACACAGACCGATGGGCACCGGGTGTTGGTAGTGCAGGCCGGTTCTTACGGTCGTTTGGTAGGCAATCTGACGGTGTTCTTCAACGAGGAAGGTGAAATCGAACAGTGGGAAGGTAATCCGGTCTTTTTGGATGCCGACATGCCCGAAGATCCGGAAGTGATGGCTGCGCTGTTACCCTTCCGTGAGGAGGTAGAAACGCTCGGAAATCGTACGGTCGCCGTGGCTGAGGTCGATATGACCCGACAGGACTGCATATCTGGAGAATGTGTGATTGGTTCGCTCATCACCGACTCCATGGTGCGAGCCTTCTTCCCGGTGTACAATGGCATTGCACTTCAGAACCGTGGAGGTATCCGAGGTGATCTACAGGCCGGCGCAATCACGTACAAACAACTGTTCGAGGTGCTACCCTTCGAGAATCAGCTATACTCGTTGCTGCTGCGCGGTGATTATCTGATGGCTGTGTTAGAGCAGAGCGTTCGTAGTGCGACAGTGGTCAATGGTACGGTGCGGGCTACAAACCTCCTGCAGGTGTCGGGATTGAGAGTGACGTACCGCATCAGCAACCCACCAGGCAGACGGTTGGTATCGCTGGAGGTGCTCTGTCAGCAGTGCACGGGAGAGGTGTACGAACCGATCAATCCGTTCCGCGAGTATCGTGTAGCGATGGCAAGTTTCCTGGTGGAGGGCGGCGATGGGCTATCAGTCATTCCCCGCGAGGGTATGGATCTCGAGGAAGGACCGGTAGATTTGGACGCATTCGAAGAACACGTAGAACGGCTATCACCTCTCAGAGATGCTGAAGCAGGACGTATTCGCTTCGTGTTCTGA
- the LOC118508834 gene encoding uncharacterized protein LOC118508834: protein MGTIVPEEWWKDGPPGRCAEDLFVHGGLLGRRAIFPKRVVVLGDPTINPSDNDYGACSSVRDPPAGSNAMVMLGWEKPRTHLKPTTTTSLMAFEQFCIATCTTLDRRRAS from the exons ATGGGGACGATTGTCCCTGAAGAATGGTGGAAGGATGGGCCACCAGGTAGATGTGCGGAGGACCTGTTCGTACACGGTGGATTGCTCGGACGTCGGGCAATTTTCCCCAAGCGTGTGGTGGTTTTGGGTGACCCTACAATTAATCCAAG CGACAACGATTACGGCGCGTGCAGTTCTGTTCGAGATCCACCAGCAGGGAGTAATGCGATGGTTATGCTGGGATGGGAGAAGCCTAGGACACACCTTAAACCAACAACGACAACGTCACTGATGGCCTTCGAGCAGTTTTGCATCGCGACATGCACCACACTGGACCGAAGGCGTGCAAGTTGA
- the LOC118509249 gene encoding endocuticle structural glycoprotein SgAbd-8-like yields the protein MFKVVFSLLALAAALALAAPAADDASANILTHESRLEPDGAYSYKYSTSNGIQAEESGIGGQSVQGSASWVGDDGVPIVLTYTADENGFHPQGVHLPTPPPIPDYILRALRYIEAKQASQNGGK from the exons ATGTTCAAAGTG GTGTTTTCCCTGCTCGCACTAGCTGCCGCCCTTGCTTTGGCTGCCCCAGCTGCGGACGATGCTTCGGCCAACATTCTGACGCACGAATCGCGCCTTGAACCGGACGGTGCCTACTCGTACAAATACTCCACCAGCAACGGAATTCAGGCAGAAGAAAGCGGCATCGGAGGACAGTCGGTGCAAGGGTCGGCTTCGTGGGTCGGTGACGATGGTGTACCGATCGTGCTGACCTACACCGCCGACGAGAATGGATTCCATCCGCAGGGTGTCCATCTACCGACGCCACCACCCATTCCGGACTATATCCTGCGGGCGCTACGATACATCGAGGCAAAGCAGGCAAGCCAGAACGGTGGCAAGTAA
- the LOC118514603 gene encoding cuticle protein CP14.6-like produces MYKLFVIAALVAVAAAQNPQDAQAQVLVSDSVVNPDGSYNYRYETSNGIAAQESGVGGQSAQGSYSYTGDDGAQYQVTYVADENGFQPQGAHLPVDGPAPDHVLKTLEQIRANPPRDDPNFSMDALNAAIARLSGKK; encoded by the exons ATGTACAAGCTG TTCGTCATCGCCGCCCTGGTTGCCGTGGCAGCCGCCCAAAACCCACAGGACGCTCAGGCCCAGGTGCTGGTATCCGATTCGGTCGTAAACCCGGACGGTTCGTACAACTATCGGTACGAGACGAGCAACGGTATTGCCGCGCAGGAAAGTGGAGTCGGAGGCCAGTCGGCTCAGGGCAGCTACTCGTACACCGGTGACGATGGTGCCCAGTACCAGGTGACGTACGTTGCCGACGAGAATGGATTCCAGCCGCAGGGAGCTCATCTGCCCGTCGATGGACCCGCTCCCGATCACGTCCTGAAGACGCTGGAGCAGATCCGTGCCAACCCGCCACGTGATGACCCGAACTTCAGCATGGACGCCCTGAACGCTGCCATCGCTCGGCTGAGCGGCAAGAAGTAA